A single genomic interval of Gossypium raimondii isolate GPD5lz chromosome 11, ASM2569854v1, whole genome shotgun sequence harbors:
- the LOC105801593 gene encoding uncharacterized protein LOC105801593, which yields MMRNEKTSIEALLRPAESALAENKRVLSVYKAMAKITDDLLDVVLATGGDKVNENNGQELDDETMKELIEEAMRDFTRALNQAQSCRSRPTDGRNGGGYDGSSGGDHHSLDGTNINFGKEAGGSGGGNGGGHAQ from the coding sequence ATGATGCGGAACGAGAAAACATCCATAGAAGCATTGCTGAGACCTGCCGAAAGTGCACTTGCAGAAAATAAGAGAGTACTTTCAGTGTATAAAGCCATGGCAAAAATAACCGATGATTTGTTGGACGTTGTATTGGCAACAGGAGGTGATAAAGTTAACGAGAATAACGGTCAGGAACTTGACGACGAAACCATGAAGGAATTGATAGAGGAAGCTATGAGGGATTTTACTCGAGCACTTAACCAAGCTCAATCATGCAGGAGCCGCCCCACAGATGGCCGAAATGGTGGAGGCTATGACGGTAGCTCTGGTGGTGATCATCACAGTCTCGATGGAACCAATATTAATTTTGGGAAGGAAGCTGGCGGAAGCGGCGGTGGCAACGGTGGTGGCCACGCTCAGTAG